One Buchnera aphidicola (Aphis glycines) genomic window, AATAAAAGAAAACACTATTTAACACGTGATGCATTTTTATTAATGATTCGCAAAATAGAAAAGCTGTACTAGAATTTTGCGTTCCATAAGCAGAACCTGTCACTAAAACTGTATATTTCATTGTGTACTTTACACTATTTAATATTTTCAATTATTTTTTACATCAATTAACGTAATATCAAAAATCAAAGTAGAATTTCCTGGGATTCCATTGAATCTAGAATGCCCATATCCTAAAGAGGGAGGTATAACTAACCTAATTTTTCCTCCTTTTTTAATATATTTTAAACCTTCCTGCCATCCTAATATTACATCTTTTAAAACAAAAACAACAGGTTTACCTCGATTATATGAATTATCAAACTCCACTCCATTAATTAAAAATCCTTTATAATGTACAGTAATTTCTGTATTTTCTGTAATTTCCTCACCTGAACCTGGATTATCTATAATATACATTAAACCACTTTGAGTTTTATGCGCACCTTTAATTTTAGAAAATTTTTTCATATATAATTGCCCTTGAATCAAATTTTCTTTTTCATTTTTTTCCATTTGAATTGTAGTAGCTTTCTTAATTTTTTCTTCTAATTTTTCAAGGATTTTAGAAATTTCTTGATTAGATAATTTTAAATTATTTGAAATAGCATCTTCAATTCCAGATAGAAGACTATATTTATCTAATTGAATACCTAATTGTTTTTGTTTTTCAAAAGATTGATTAACATAATTGCCTAAAGAAACACCTAAAGCATATCCTATTTTTTCATTTTCATTTTTAAAAATTTTTTTATTTTCTGAATAAGATTGCATATGAGAGTTTGACTGTTCCTCCGAAAATGAACTAGGAATATAAAATATTAGAAATAAAAATATAATTCTTTTAATCAGAAAAGAAATCATTTATTGCTCCATTAAATAAATTTCTATTTTTAAAAATTTTATTAAATAATCTTTTGAAAGATAAAATTATTTTATATAATATTAAATAGAAAATAAAAAAATTCTAAAATAATTAAGAATACAAAATGAAAATAAAAAAATTTAAAAATATTCAAAACAAACATAAAAAAAATTATAGTCAAAAAATATATGATAATAAAATGAAAAATAATGTTTTTTTACATCAAATAGAAATAAAAAACATACAAAACAGTATAAAAAGTTTATCAAAAAAAATAAATTATTTAGAATTATGTATTAATCGAATCTTAGGTACACAAAAACCACCACATTATTAAATAGTAATATTGTTTGAATTCTCAAAAACAATTTCACAATTGTTCTAAAGCACAACAAAAACGCCTCATTCCCTCGATAATATCATCTTCACTAATGATCAATGAAGGAGCCATTCTAATTACATTTTTTCCTGCTGTTAAAAAAATTACACCTTCTAAAAATGAATTATATAAAATATCCTTTATTTTGTTTTCAAATTTTGATTCTAATACAAGCCCAATTAGTAAACCTATTCCTCTAATTTCTGTGAACAATTTAAAACGTTTATTGATAATATTCAATTCAAATCTAATTTTCTTAAATTTTTTTTCAACACCAGATAATATATATTTAGTGTTAATAATATCAATCGTTGCTTCGGCAACAGCACAAGCAAGAGGATTTCCTCCATATGTTGTTCCGTGTATTCCAGGAATAATTGCGGATTTAATTTCACTAGTTGTTAACATTGCGCTAATCGGAAAACCACCTCCTAAAGATTTAGCAATAGTTAAAATGTCAGGTTCTATTCCATAATGTTCATATGCAAATAATTTACCGGTTCTACCAATTCCTGTTTGCACTTCATCAAAAATTAATAATGCGTTATATTTATTGCATAAAAATCGAAGTTCTCTGATAAAAGATTTTGATGCTGGAATAACTCCACCTTCACCTTGAACTAATTCCACAACTATTGCACAAGTATTTTTATCAATAATTTTTTTTACAGTTTCAATTTTATTAAATTCAGCATGCTGAATACCTAAAGGTTTAGGTCCAAAACAGTCAGAATATTTTGATTTTCCACCAACAGATACTGTAAATAATGTTCTTCCATGGAATGAATTATAAAAAGAAATAATTTTATTTTTTTTTATATGATATTTTTTTATTGCATAATAACGTGCTAACTTAAATGCTGCTTCATTTGCTTCAGCCCCTGAGTTGGCAAAAAAAACATAAGATGCGAAACTTGATAAAACTAATTTTTTAGCTAATCTTAAAGCTGGTTCGTTTGTAAAAATATTACTAGTATGCCATATTTTTCGACTTTGATAATTTAACACTTTGTTTAATAAAGGGTGACAATGTCCTAATGATGTCACTGCAATTCCACCAGAAAAATCAATGTATTCTTTACCTTCTTGATCCCAAATACGACTGCCTTTTCCTTTTGTAGGAATAAAAAAACATGGATCATAAAAAGGTAAAATGAAATCATTAAAATTATTTCTTGTAACTAATGTGTTTTTCAATATGATTAAATTTCCTAAAATATATATTTACTAAATCAAAAGTATTTTAAAAATAAACAATATATCTTTAAATAATTAAAAATCTTAACAAAATTAAAATTTATTAAATAAAAAAATTTGAATTAATTAAATTAAAATATACATTATATTTTATTAAATTTAAACTTATTTTAGCAATAAAAATAAACAGCTATTTTATATTCAATTGAAAAAATTGTTTATCTTTGAACATCTAAATAAAGTTTTAATTATAATAAATAACATATTAAAAATATAAAACAGTTGTTAACACTTTAAAATTTTTATTTATACAAACAGGTGAAAAAAGTGAAAAATATTAACCAAACAGGGCTAACATGGATTAGTTTTTTTTCATACGCTTTCACAGGTGCATTAATAGTCGTAACAGGAATGATAATGGGAGATATTGCTAATTACTTTAACTTATCCATATCTCAAATGAGCAATATTTTTACTTGTTTAAATGCAGGAATATTAGTATCAATTTTACTTAATTCTTGGCTAATCAATCTTGTTTCCTTAAAAAAACAACTAATATATGGATTTATACTTTCTATTGTTTCAATATTAGGAATAATACTTTCTAACAACATATTATTATTTTCAATTAATATTTTTATACTAGGATTAGTAAGTGGAATTACTATGTCGATTGGTACTTTCATTATTACAAAATTATATTCTGGATCAAAAAGAGGATCCAAACTTCTACTAACTGATTCTTTTTTTAGCATGTCTGGAATGATATTTCCTATTATCGCAGCATATTTATTAGAAAATAAAGTTGTATGGCACTGGATATATATATGTATAGAAATTATTTATTTTATAATTTTTATTTTGTCAATAAGCTTAAATTTTCCAGAATCAAAAGATAAAATCAAGTATACAAAAGAAATAAAAAAATGGAATTTTAATATCATTGTATTATCTATATCCGCATTATTATATATTTTAGGCCAACTAAGTTTTATTTCTTGGGTACCGCAATATGCAACAGAAATAATGAAAATTAAAATAACAAAAACAGGAAATTTAGTTAGCAATTTCTGGATGGCATATATGATTGGTATGTGGTGTTTTAGCTTTATAATAAAATTTTTTAATTTAAAACATATATTTGCTTTATTGTCTGGTATTTCAACAATACTAATGTATGTATATATACATAGTTCTACTTATTCAATAATGAAATATATTATTATTAGTTTAGGATTTTTTTCTAGCGCTATTTACACTATAATTATCACACTAGCTTCACTACAAACAAAAAAACCATCTGCAAAATTAATAAACATAATTCTGTTTTTTGGAACCGTTGGCACGCTACTAACGTTTATAGTAACTAGTCCTATTGTGAATAAAAAAGGATTGTATGCAACTTTAATATGTTCAAATATATTTTATGGCATAGTATTTTTTTTATCTTTATTAGTCTTAATCAACAGAAGTAATAAAATTAGTTTAAAAGAATAAAATTTTTTATAAATAAAAATATTTATATAGCAATATTAAAAATTGTTATTTATATAATAAATAAACTAGAATATAACTATTTCTGGTTTATTTATCTAATTAATTTTAAAAATTAAACCATTCCTATTGCAGAAAACACTTTATTCAAAGTTTCTTGAGATTTTAAACGAGCTCTCACTGCGCCAATTTCAATAATTTCTTGTAGAAAAAACTCATTATTGCGATAATGAATATAAGATTTTTGTAGCTTTAACAAAAATTTAGACAGAGCTTCGGCAACAATACTTTTAAATTCACTATATAGAATTCCATGCAATTCTTGTTCTAAAAAATTGA contains:
- the fkpA gene encoding FKBP-type peptidyl-prolyl cis-trans isomerase, which produces MISFLIKRIIFLFLIFYIPSSFSEEQSNSHMQSYSENKKIFKNENEKIGYALGVSLGNYVNQSFEKQKQLGIQLDKYSLLSGIEDAISNNLKLSNQEISKILEKLEEKIKKATTIQMEKNEKENLIQGQLYMKKFSKIKGAHKTQSGLMYIIDNPGSGEEITENTEITVHYKGFLINGVEFDNSYNRGKPVVFVLKDVILGWQEGLKYIKKGGKIRLVIPPSLGYGHSRFNGIPGNSTLIFDITLIDVKNN
- the tsgA gene encoding MFS transporter TsgA, with translation MKNINQTGLTWISFFSYAFTGALIVVTGMIMGDIANYFNLSISQMSNIFTCLNAGILVSILLNSWLINLVSLKKQLIYGFILSIVSILGIILSNNILLFSINIFILGLVSGITMSIGTFIITKLYSGSKRGSKLLLTDSFFSMSGMIFPIIAAYLLENKVVWHWIYICIEIIYFIIFILSISLNFPESKDKIKYTKEIKKWNFNIIVLSISALLYILGQLSFISWVPQYATEIMKIKITKTGNLVSNFWMAYMIGMWCFSFIIKFFNLKHIFALLSGISTILMYVYIHSSTYSIMKYIIISLGFFSSAIYTIIITLASLQTKKPSAKLINIILFFGTVGTLLTFIVTSPIVNKKGLYATLICSNIFYGIVFFLSLLVLINRSNKISLKE
- a CDS encoding aspartate aminotransferase family protein, with amino-acid sequence MILKNTLVTRNNFNDFILPFYDPCFFIPTKGKGSRIWDQEGKEYIDFSGGIAVTSLGHCHPLLNKVLNYQSRKIWHTSNIFTNEPALRLAKKLVLSSFASYVFFANSGAEANEAAFKLARYYAIKKYHIKKNKIISFYNSFHGRTLFTVSVGGKSKYSDCFGPKPLGIQHAEFNKIETVKKIIDKNTCAIVVELVQGEGGVIPASKSFIRELRFLCNKYNALLIFDEVQTGIGRTGKLFAYEHYGIEPDILTIAKSLGGGFPISAMLTTSEIKSAIIPGIHGTTYGGNPLACAVAEATIDIINTKYILSGVEKKFKKIRFELNIINKRFKLFTEIRGIGLLIGLVLESKFENKIKDILYNSFLEGVIFLTAGKNVIRMAPSLIISEDDIIEGMRRFCCALEQL